The genomic DNA CGTGGAGGTATTGCCCGTGGTGCGTGTCGACGGACATATGATTGGGGGCGGATCGCCCGGCCCTGTTTCTCAGTTATTGTCTCGCCGTTTTGAAGCGCTGGTCGGCTAGCCGCCCCTTGCTTTCACTACTATGGCATGGTAAGGTTCTCGCGCTGTAAGTGGGCCAAGGCCCACTTTTTTGTTTGAGCAACTTTTTTCTATGAGTGACGCGGGAGCAGTGTCGGCAGGGAAGCCGTCGGTGAAACGCGCTGAGGCGCTGAACCTTCGCGTCCAAGAAATTGCCGCTCCTATTTTGCAGTCTTATGGTCTGGAGTTGGTCGAGGCCGTCTGCGTCGGCCAAGGGCCCAGGACCGTGATTCGTGTTTTTATCGACAAGCCTGGAGGGATCACCCTGACAGACTGTGAGCAGGCGCATCGCTCGTTGAGCCCGGCGCTCGATGTGATTGATCCATTCCCGCATGCCTATACGCTGGAAATTTCGTCTCCCGGGCTGGATCGTCCCTTGCGGAGCGTGCAAGACTATCGGCGTCTGATCGGGAAGCCGGTCACACTCAAATTGTGCGAACCTATTCAGGCGCAGTGGCGGCTGGTTGGCGCAGTGGTTGAGGTGGACGACCGGGGGGTGACCCTTGCCATTCAGCAGAAGAAAACCACGGAGACAATCCGAGTTGAGTTTGATCAAATCGCTCTGGCGCGGCGGAAGGTGGAGTTCTCGTAACAGCAGGTGCCAGGGTGGTGTGTTAACCATGAGGTGTGAGCTATGAACCGAGAGTTGATCGCCGTCATCGATGAAATCGGCCGTCAAAAAGGGATCGATAAGGCCAGGGTCATTGGCGCGATCGAGTCAGCGCTTCAAACTGCTGCCAAGAAACGATTCGGCCAGGCCGAAAACATCCAGGTGGAAATCGATCCGAAGACCGGCGAAATCTCGGTCGTTTCAAAGAAAATCATTGTCGATACGGTGGCCAATCCGAAAGCGGAAATCTCGCTAAAGGAAGCGCGCGAATATGACGAAGGCGCGGAGGTTGGCGATGAGATCGGTTCATTGATCGAGATGGACGAGTTAGGCCGGATTGCGGCCCAAACGGCCAAGCAGGTGATCTTTCAGAAAGTGCGCGAAGCCGAGTGGGAAGCTGTTCAGAAGGAGTACTCGACCCGTCAGGGTGATTTGGTGAACGGCATTATTCTCGGCATGGAGCGCCGAAACTTTCTGGTCGATCTCGGCAAGACCGAAGCGATTCTTCCCATTCAGGAACAGATCCCGCGCGAAACCTATCGTCGCGGAGACCGGGTGAAGGCCCTGCTCTTGGAGGTGCGTCGCACCCCCAAGGACGTGCAGGTCATTCTTTCCCGCAGCCACCCGCAGTTTGTGGCGAAGATGTTTGAGCTCGAAGTGCCGGAAGTCGGTGAAAAGATCGTTGAAATCAAGTCGATCGTGCGTGAGCCCGGCGACCGTACCAAAATTGCGGTTTCCTCGCGGGACAAGGCTGTCGATCCGGTAGGGGCTTGTGTCGGCATCAAGGGATCGCGTGTGCAGGCTGTGGTTCGTGAGTTGCGCGGGGAAAAGATCGACATTATTACGTGGACACAGGATCCGCGTGTCTTTATCGCCGAGGCGCTGAATCCCGCCACGATCGAGAAGGTCGGGATCGACGAAGAAAAGAAGTCGGCCCTGGTGGTGGTGGCCGATTCGCAGTTGTCTCTGGCGATCGGGAAGAACGGGCAAAATGTGCGACTCGCCGCGCGCTTGACCGGTTGGAAGATCGATATCATCAGCGCGACCGAATACGAGAAAGAAAAGGCGGAGCGGGATCGGGATATCAAGGCGGCCCTGGCAGAGGAAACCGAGGCGCAGCGCCAGCAGGATGAAGCGCGGGCTGCTGCGCAACAGGCGGAGTGAAGCGGTTCGATATTCACGGGCTGAATGGCAATTATTTAAGCGGGTGGAGCTGAGCGGTACTGTATGCGCGTGTACGAATTAGCAAAGCAGCTGGGGATGGAAAATCGGGAGCTGATTCCTGAACTGAAACGGCTCGGGATTCCGGTGGCGTCCCACAGCAGCGCCTTGGATGACGATTCGGTTCGCGTTGTCTTGGAGAAGCTGAGCTCGAAGGCTCGGGGCGGTGAGGCTGTCTCCGGTGGGCATGAGGCGAAGAAAATGGTTCGCTCGTCGAAAGAGCCCGGTGCGTCTCACGAGAGGGGGCACGCGGCGGCGCACGAAGAGTCCCCGAAGCCGGACAAGAAACGGATTCTCATCAAGAAGAAGAGGGAAGAAGGTGCGGAGGATGTTGCGGCCTCTCTGGCGGCGGCAGAAGCGGCGTTTGCGCCCGTCGCCCCTGCAGGAACCGAAGCGTCGGTGGTGGCGTCGACGGCTGGTCCTGACGCAGAAGCGATTGAAGCCGCCCCGGTTGAACCTGCCCCACCCGAAGAATTAGTGTCCCCACCGCCTGTCGTGACCGTTTCGGAGGAGCCGCTCGTCAAGCCGGTCCAGGTTCCCCAGGTCACGGCTCCCCCGCTTGATGCGCTGGCGACGGCAAAGAAGAAGAGTGCGGCCACGGAGGCCATGGAGAGCGAAGCGGCGGCTCGAGAAAAATTGAAAAAAGCCAAGAAGGCTCCGCGGACCCGTGAGGAAGATGAAGCCAAGTTTAAGAACGACGCCACTCGATGGGGAGATCTGCGGGCAATCCCGGTGCAGCGGCGCGAAGACCGATCCAAGCATATTCACCATGCCTCGCCAACGGAAGTCACCAAGCCGAGAAAGAAAAGCGTGAAATTGAGCGCAGGAGTGAGCGTCAAGGAATTCGCAGAACTCATCGGTCAGCGGCCTGCGGACGTGGTCCGGAAGCTGATGGAGATGGGGCAGATGGTGACCTTCAATCAGTCGATCAATCTGGAGGCTGCCTCCTTGATCGCCGAAGAGTATGGCACCAGGGTGGAAGTGTCGACAGAAAAGGTTGGCGAAGCGTTGCTGGAAGAAGCCGCCCAATCATCGGGTGAGGAGCATGCGGTCTTGCGGCCTCCGGTCGTCACGATCATGGGGCATGTCGATCATGGGAAAACGTCTTTGCTCGATGCGATTCGCCTGACAAAGGTGGCGGAAGGTGAGGCCGGAGGGATTACGCAGCATATCGGCGCCTATATCGTCGGAGTTCGCGGTAAGCAGGTGACCTTCCTTGATACCCCGGGTCACGAAGCCTTTACGGCCATGCGTGCCAGAGGCGCGAAGGCCACGGACATCGTGATTCTGGTCGTGGCTGCCGATGATGGCGTCATGCCGCAGACGGTGGAAGCCATCCATCATGCCAAGGCTGCCGGAGTGCCATTGATCGTCGCCATCAATAAGGTCGACAAGCCGGGAGCCAATATCGATCGTGTCAAGAATGCCCTGACCGAGCATGGGCTGGTTCCTGAGCCCTGGGGTGGCGACACGATTATGGTTGAGGTGTCCGCGAAGCAACGGACCGGCCTGGACCAGTTGTTGGAAATGATTCTTCTGCAGGCGGAAGTCTTGGAGTTGAAGGCGGATCCATCGCGCATGGCCAAGGGCCTGGTGATCGAGGCGAAGTTGGACCGCGGGCGTGGACCGATCGCGACGGTGCTGGTGCAGAGCGGGACGCTCCATGTCGGGGATGCATTTGTAGTCGGCAATTTCAGCGGCCGCGTGCGCGCGCTCGTGACTGACACGGGGAGCAAGACGACTGAAGCTGGCCCGTCTGTTCCTGTCGAGGTGATTGGTTTGCCGGGCGTGCCGTCGGCCGGCGATTTGTTCACCATCGTGAAAGATGAACGGGTTGCCCGTGAGATTGCGCAGGAGCGGGCGATGAAGCAGCGGGCGGCGGACCTGGCCGGGCCGGCGAAGGTGAGCCTGGATGATCTGTTTGCCAAGATTCAGGAAGGCAATGTCAAAGAATTGCCCATCGTCATCAAGGCCGATGTGCAGGGGTCGGCCGAGGCCTTGGCTGCCGCGGTGGAAAAAATGCCAGCCGGCGCAGTCAAGTTGCGCGTAATGCATACCGGGGTGGGCGGTATTACCGAAACCGACATTCTCTTGGCGGCCGCGTCCAAGGCCATCGTGATCGGATTTAATATTCGTCCGGAACCGAAGGCGGCGGCGTTGGCCGAGCGGGAGGGCGTCGATGTGCGCCTGTACAGCATTATTTACGATGCACTCAACGATATCCGCGCCGCGATGGAGGGCTTACTCGAACCCACGCTCAAGGAGCGTGTCCTTGGGCGGGCTGAAGTACGGCAGATGTTTACGATCCCCAAGGCCGGTCTGGTGGCCGGCTGTTACGTGGTGGATGGCGTCATCTCTCGGGCCAGCGTCGGCGTGCGCGTGATTCGGGATAGTGTGGTGGCCTATGAAGGCAAGCTGGGCTCGCTCCGTCGCTTCAAGGATGATGTGCGTGAAGTGCAGCAGGGGTATGAGTGCGGTATCACGGTCGAAAACTTCAATGATCTCAAGGCCGGGGACATTATCGAGGCCTACGTCGTTGATAAGATTGCCGCCAAGCTTGAGCCTGCGAACCGTGGCACGTCTCCGCAAAGTCATCGGGCATGACCGTCGGGCTCTGCACGGTTGAGTTGTTCATTCCCGACGGGCATTCGTTGAAAGAGAAACGCCAGGTCCTGCAAAGCCTGAAGACCCGGTTGCGAGACAAGTTTAATCTATCGGTCGCGGAAGTCGGAGACCAGGATTTGTGGCAGAAGGCAATTTTAGGTATGGCCTGCGTGGCGAATGAATCCGCGCATGTGAACCAGGTGTTGGATTAAGCCGTGAATTTGATTCAGTCCGTGCCTGTGATCCAACTAGTACGCTCGCGAATCGAGTTGCTGTAAGGCGGCGTCATGACCAAATCGACGTACAGCCGGGCCGATCGTGTGGCAGACCAGATCCGCATGGAAGTGGCCGACATTCTGATGCGGAAGATTAAGGATCCGCGTGTGCGCTCGGTCACCGTGACCGATGTGGAGTTGACCAAAGATCTTCGCATCGCGCGCGTCTTTGTGACGACCATGGAGCAGAATAAGGATGAGCGGTTGGTGTTCGACGGGCTGGCGAAGGCCAGCGGTTTCGTTCGGGCGGAGTTGGGGCGGCGTCTGGCATTACGATACCTGCCGGAGCTGATCTTTATGAAAGACATCAGTGGCCCTAGAGCTGACCGAGTCCTGGAGCTGTTGGATGGACTGCACCGCGATCAATCCCACGAAGAGATGTTGGCAGAGCCCCCCCACACCGATGTCTAGCAAATGACCATGATCGCCTCGATGGAGCCACGCGCGACTACTGTGCTTCAGGACGGAGTGTTGAATGTCCGCAAGGAAGCCGGGTGGACGTCGCACGATGTGGTGGCTCGCATTCGTGGGAAGTTGCGCGGCATGAAGTTGGGCCATGCCGGAACGCTGGATCCGGCGGCGGCCGGCGTCCTGCCGTTGCTCGTCGGGCGTGGAACGCGCATCGCTGAATATTTGCTGGAATGGGACAAAACCTATCTCGCCGGATTGCGCCTCGGTGAAACAACCGACACGCAAGATGCCACCGGGACCGTGCTCCTGCGTTCACCGATTGAGTCGTTGTCCGAAGCCCGCATCCGTGAAGTGGTAGCTGGGTTTGAGGGGCGCATTCAGCAACTCCCTCCCATGTATTCTGCGGTAAAAGTCGGCGGGGTTCCGTTATACAAAGCGGCGCGAGCCGGGCGGGAGGTCTCCCGGCAGGTTCGTGAAGTGACCGTCTTTCGCCTCGATATCGTGGATGTTCAGATTCCTGAAGTGGCGCTCCGGGTGGTCTGTTCCAAGGGGACGTATATCAGGACGCTCTGCGCGGATATCGGCGACAAGTTAGGGGTCGGCGGTCATATGGCGACGTTGGTCCGCGAGCGCGTGGGGCCACTGACCCTTGAGCAGGCGTTGACGGTGGACGAAATCGAATCACGCTTGGAGCAAGGCACGCTGGCGGCGTCGATGTTGACGTTGGATCAGGCGCTGTTCGGACTTCCGGTTTGTATCGTGGGGGCGGCGACGGCCGGCCGGGTCCTGCACGGCATGCCGGTTCCTGCCTCAGAAGTGCTGGCCTGGCATGGCTTGTCTTCGCCTCTCTCTGAGGGGGCGAATCGGGCCATTCGCATCAAGGACGGAGCGGGGCGGTTATTAGCCATCGGCACGATGCCGGACGGCATGAATGCTGAGGCGCCGGGGGCGAATGCGCAGTCGATTGCTGTATCGAAAGTATTGGTCACAGAAGAATCACAGGGTGGTAGTATCGCGAACTCAATAGAGGAGTAGAGACGTATGGCACTGGTAAAAGAAGTGAAAACGGAATTGGTCAAGGGTTTCCAGCAGCATGACAAGGACACCGGATCTCCGGAAGTGCAGATCGCGATCCTGACGAACCGGATTACGTACTTGACGGAACATTTCAAGTTGCACAAGAAGGACCACCATTCCCGGCGCGGGTTGTTGACACTGGTCGGACGTCGTCGTCGGTTGTTGGACTATCTCCGAAAAGTTGAAGAAGCCCGGTATCGCGCCATTCTGGAGCGACTGGGTATTCGTAAGTAGTCGTGTGAGCGAATCGGCTGCCACCTTCGTGGGTGGCGGCCGAACCATTTGTTGTCCCCGCAGGTGAACACTGAAACAAGTTCAACGGCACGGGTCGACATTCAATCGAGGGCAGGCGCTTGTCGTTGGATGTGTAGATGGCCAGTTGAACTTATCTCTGTGGGCATCTGTGGGATTTAAACGGAGGAGACCATAGATGAAACATGTTGTAGGCATTGAGCTGGCAGGGCGTCGGTTGACGCTGGAGACCGGTCGTATCGCGAAGCAGGCGGACGGCGCCATCTGGGCCACCTACGGTGATACCGTCGTGCTCGCAACGGCCGTTGCGTCACAAAATGCCAAGCCGGGAGTGGATTTCCTTCCGCTGACCGTGGATTACCAGGAAAGGACTTATGCAGCCGGTAAGATTCCGGGCGGCTATTTTAAGCGGGAAGGTCGGCCTTCGGAGCGGGAAGTGCTGACCAGCCGGCTGATCGATCGGCCGCTTCGGCCTCTCTTTCCGGAAGGGTATTACTTCGAGACGCAAGTCATTGCCTCGGTATTGTCTGCCGATAAGACGGGCGTGTCGGATGTCATCGGCATCATCGCGGCATCCGCGGCGTTGGCGGTCTCGTCGATTCCATTCAACGGGCCGATCGCAGGCGTGAAAATCGGCCGCGTCAACGGGCAGTTGGTGGTGAACCCCGATCTGGAAACCCTGGAAACCAGCGATCTTCATCTCGTCGTGGCTGGGACTGCCGATGCGGTGATGATGGTCGAAGCCGGGGCCAATGAATTGCCGGAAGCGACCATGCTGGAAGCCATTGAGTTGGCGCACAGCGAAATCAAGAAAATCGTCGCGAAGATCGAAGAATTGCGCAAGCTGGCCGGCAAGCCGAAACGGACGGTGCTGCAAGAGCCCATCGATGCCGCATTGACCGAACAGGTGCGTGCGCTGGTGGCCGGTCCGATCCGTGAGGCCATCCTCATCCCCAATAAGAGCGCAAGGCAGGAGCGCCTGGATCAGGTGCTGGCCGAGACGGTTGCGAAGCTCAAATCGGACGAGCCGAATCGGGACCGGCATGTCAAGATCATTTTCCATGGTCTGGAGTACACCGAAGTTCGCAACATGATTCTCGAAAAGCGGGTGCGCGCCGACGGGCGTGGTCCAGCGGACATTCGTCCGATCACCTGCGAAGTCGGTGTGCTGCCTCGCGCGCACGGATCCGCAGTCTTCACTCGCGGAGAAACGCAGAGCCTGGCGGTGGTGACGCTGGGTACGACCGACGACGAGCAGCGCATTGATGCCTTGGAGGGCGAATACATGCGCACCTTCATGTTGCATTACAATTTCCCGCCCTTCAGTGTCGGCGAGGCACGGCCGCTCCGGTCGCCGGGCCGCCGCGAGGTCGGGCATGGAGCTCTAGCCGAGCGAGCGCTCAAGTCGATTCTTCCCGGCAAGGATAAGTTTCCTTACACGGTGCGAATTGTATCGGAAATCCTGGAGTCGAACGGATCCTCTTCCATGGCCACGGTCTGCG from Nitrospira sp. ND1 includes the following:
- the nusA gene encoding transcription termination factor NusA, producing MNRELIAVIDEIGRQKGIDKARVIGAIESALQTAAKKRFGQAENIQVEIDPKTGEISVVSKKIIVDTVANPKAEISLKEAREYDEGAEVGDEIGSLIEMDELGRIAAQTAKQVIFQKVREAEWEAVQKEYSTRQGDLVNGIILGMERRNFLVDLGKTEAILPIQEQIPRETYRRGDRVKALLLEVRRTPKDVQVILSRSHPQFVAKMFELEVPEVGEKIVEIKSIVREPGDRTKIAVSSRDKAVDPVGACVGIKGSRVQAVVRELRGEKIDIITWTQDPRVFIAEALNPATIEKVGIDEEKKSALVVVADSQLSLAIGKNGQNVRLAARLTGWKIDIISATEYEKEKAERDRDIKAALAEETEAQRQQDEARAAAQQAE
- the infB gene encoding translation initiation factor IF-2 encodes the protein MRVYELAKQLGMENRELIPELKRLGIPVASHSSALDDDSVRVVLEKLSSKARGGEAVSGGHEAKKMVRSSKEPGASHERGHAAAHEESPKPDKKRILIKKKREEGAEDVAASLAAAEAAFAPVAPAGTEASVVASTAGPDAEAIEAAPVEPAPPEELVSPPPVVTVSEEPLVKPVQVPQVTAPPLDALATAKKKSAATEAMESEAAAREKLKKAKKAPRTREEDEAKFKNDATRWGDLRAIPVQRREDRSKHIHHASPTEVTKPRKKSVKLSAGVSVKEFAELIGQRPADVVRKLMEMGQMVTFNQSINLEAASLIAEEYGTRVEVSTEKVGEALLEEAAQSSGEEHAVLRPPVVTIMGHVDHGKTSLLDAIRLTKVAEGEAGGITQHIGAYIVGVRGKQVTFLDTPGHEAFTAMRARGAKATDIVILVVAADDGVMPQTVEAIHHAKAAGVPLIVAINKVDKPGANIDRVKNALTEHGLVPEPWGGDTIMVEVSAKQRTGLDQLLEMILLQAEVLELKADPSRMAKGLVIEAKLDRGRGPIATVLVQSGTLHVGDAFVVGNFSGRVRALVTDTGSKTTEAGPSVPVEVIGLPGVPSAGDLFTIVKDERVAREIAQERAMKQRAADLAGPAKVSLDDLFAKIQEGNVKELPIVIKADVQGSAEALAAAVEKMPAGAVKLRVMHTGVGGITETDILLAAASKAIVIGFNIRPEPKAAALAEREGVDVRLYSIIYDALNDIRAAMEGLLEPTLKERVLGRAEVRQMFTIPKAGLVAGCYVVDGVISRASVGVRVIRDSVVAYEGKLGSLRRFKDDVREVQQGYECGITVENFNDLKAGDIIEAYVVDKIAAKLEPANRGTSPQSHRA
- the rimP gene encoding ribosome maturation factor RimP — encoded protein: MSDAGAVSAGKPSVKRAEALNLRVQEIAAPILQSYGLELVEAVCVGQGPRTVIRVFIDKPGGITLTDCEQAHRSLSPALDVIDPFPHAYTLEISSPGLDRPLRSVQDYRRLIGKPVTLKLCEPIQAQWRLVGAVVEVDDRGVTLAIQQKKTTETIRVEFDQIALARRKVEFS
- the truB gene encoding tRNA pseudouridine(55) synthase TruB, whose amino-acid sequence is MTMIASMEPRATTVLQDGVLNVRKEAGWTSHDVVARIRGKLRGMKLGHAGTLDPAAAGVLPLLVGRGTRIAEYLLEWDKTYLAGLRLGETTDTQDATGTVLLRSPIESLSEARIREVVAGFEGRIQQLPPMYSAVKVGGVPLYKAARAGREVSRQVREVTVFRLDIVDVQIPEVALRVVCSKGTYIRTLCADIGDKLGVGGHMATLVRERVGPLTLEQALTVDEIESRLEQGTLAASMLTLDQALFGLPVCIVGAATAGRVLHGMPVPASEVLAWHGLSSPLSEGANRAIRIKDGAGRLLAIGTMPDGMNAEAPGANAQSIAVSKVLVTEESQGGSIANSIEE
- the rpsO gene encoding 30S ribosomal protein S15, whose translation is MALVKEVKTELVKGFQQHDKDTGSPEVQIAILTNRITYLTEHFKLHKKDHHSRRGLLTLVGRRRRLLDYLRKVEEARYRAILERLGIRK
- a CDS encoding DUF503 domain-containing protein is translated as MTVGLCTVELFIPDGHSLKEKRQVLQSLKTRLRDKFNLSVAEVGDQDLWQKAILGMACVANESAHVNQVLD
- the rbfA gene encoding 30S ribosome-binding factor RbfA; the protein is MTKSTYSRADRVADQIRMEVADILMRKIKDPRVRSVTVTDVELTKDLRIARVFVTTMEQNKDERLVFDGLAKASGFVRAELGRRLALRYLPELIFMKDISGPRADRVLELLDGLHRDQSHEEMLAEPPHTDV
- the pnp gene encoding polyribonucleotide nucleotidyltransferase, which translates into the protein MKHVVGIELAGRRLTLETGRIAKQADGAIWATYGDTVVLATAVASQNAKPGVDFLPLTVDYQERTYAAGKIPGGYFKREGRPSEREVLTSRLIDRPLRPLFPEGYYFETQVIASVLSADKTGVSDVIGIIAASAALAVSSIPFNGPIAGVKIGRVNGQLVVNPDLETLETSDLHLVVAGTADAVMMVEAGANELPEATMLEAIELAHSEIKKIVAKIEELRKLAGKPKRTVLQEPIDAALTEQVRALVAGPIREAILIPNKSARQERLDQVLAETVAKLKSDEPNRDRHVKIIFHGLEYTEVRNMILEKRVRADGRGPADIRPITCEVGVLPRAHGSAVFTRGETQSLAVVTLGTTDDEQRIDALEGEYMRTFMLHYNFPPFSVGEARPLRSPGRREVGHGALAERALKSILPGKDKFPYTVRIVSEILESNGSSSMATVCGGTLALLDAGVPIKEPVAGIAMGLIKEGNQVLVLSDILGLEDHLGDMDFKVTGTKNGVTALQMDIKIGGITSELMREALAQAKAGRLHILGCMAQALTEPRTKLSAFAPRIFPMKIKQDKIRDVIGPGGKMIRSIIAETGVKINVEDTGDVTIASSDEASAQKAIDMIKRLTEEVEVGKIYLGTVRKIMDFGAFVEVLPGTDGLVHISQLAHHRVKAVTDEVSEGDQVMVKVLEIDKQGKIRLSRKEAMPAPAGSPATEPTPAG